The Natronoarchaeum mannanilyticum genome includes the window TACTCCGCGGACTCCCACCAGGAGCTCAACGAGATCGTCGCGGGCGACGTCCGGCGCGTGTTACAGGGCAAAGAGCCCGAGAACCCCGTCGAGCCGAAAGGCTGGTGAGATCGGACTCCGTGCGCTCGGCCGACGAGTTCTGACGCCGACGCCGCGCGAGAATTACACGTTCCGGTCGATGATCGACTTCGCCGCGGTCGCCTTCTCCTTCCAGCCGTACCCCTGCTCGTACACGTGGCGTTTGCTGTCGACGAGCTCCTCGGGGCTGGACTCCTCGAAGCCGCCGCGCGCCCACGTCCCGGTCTCGTGGAGCCACTCGACGACGTTCTCCCGGGTTTCGTCCCACGAGAGGCCGACCATCTCGTACCACGCGATCAGCGCGAACACGCTGTTGTCGTGACAGCCCGGGACGCTGCCTTTCTCGTAGATAGTCTTGATCGGGTCGTGGGTCGGCGTGCTGACTCGCTCCTTGCGCTCTTCGGGCGTGAGCAGTTCGAGCACGTCGTCGTTCTCGCGCACCCGGTGCTCGCGGCGCAACTGGTCGAGCGCGGCGGCGTGGAGGCCGCTCCAGCGCCCGTCGACGGCCTCCCGGAGCGCCGGCTCCGGCCGGGGCTCGGCGGAGAGCACGGCGAGCACGTCGATGTAGGCTTTCTCGACGGACTCCCAGTCGGCTCCCGAGAACCGGCAACCCGGCTCGTGGAGGTCGTTAGTCGTCCGACAGCCTGGACAGGGGTACCCGAAGTACGGCACAACACGCGTTGCTACGCACGGTTCGCAAAAAGGATGCCGATTGTTTACTGCGGGCCCGAACGCGGCCATCAGCTAACTGGTACGTACTCCGAACCAACCGGGCGTTTTATCGGGGACCGACCGAAACGGCAGGGCGATGAAGCGGCTCCACGCGCGGTACCCCTTCCTCGATTCGGCCCGGGAGGCCGTCGAGACCGCCGAGGTCGACCTCGCCGAGCTGGTGCTCCGCGAGGATTCCGCGGCGGTCGACCGGGCGGTCGAGCGCGTCGACGCCGCGCTCGCCGAGGACTCGGTCGGCCAGCCCCACCGGCGAACGCGGGTCGAACTGCTGTCGTACCCGATCGCGCGGGTGCTGGTCTCGCTGGTCGACGAGCCGATGCTCCAGCGCAAGTACGCCCACGCCGAGGCGGCGACCGCCCGCGAGCGCTTCGAGGCCGACGTCGACGACGACGCCGAACTCAAGAGCGCGAGCGGCGGCCGGATGACGACCGAGCGGCTGCTCGCGGAGTTCGACCTCGCGGACGACGTCCGATCGATCGACGACGACCGCTATCTCGTGGCGGTGGGACCGTACCTCCGGCTTTCGGGCGGACTCGACGGCGAGGAGTGGCGCCTGGCGACGCGCGCGCTCCGGGACGGCGAGGTGCCGGTCGACGAGGCCGAACTCCGGGAGCTGCTGGAGGCGGCGATCCGCGAGCGGGTCGCCGACGGCCTCCCGCTGTCGGTGCCCGAGCCGATCGCCGAGGGGCTCGCCGACGCCGTCGAGCGCATCGAGGACTCGCTGGCCGACCGCGAGCTGCGCCACGACTTCGACGCCGTCGTTCCCTCGCTGTTCCCGCCCTGCGTGCGCGCGCTGCTCGAACGGATCGACGACGGCGAGTCGCTCGACGAACCGGGCCGGTTCGCGCTGACGGCGTTCCTGACCAGCCTCGGGATGGCGCCCGACGCCGCGGCGGACCTGGCGGCCGGCGCGGCCGACGCCGGCGAGTCGGTCCGCTATCAGGCCGCCCACCTCGGCGACGAGGAGGATCCCGGCTACGCGCCGCCCAGCTGCGCATCGATGGCGGAGTACGGACTCTGCGTCGACAAAGACGAACTCTGCGAGGAGATCGACCACCCGATCACGTACTACGACCGGCGGCTCGACGACGCCGACGGGGCCGACGCGGCCGCGGCGGCGAACGAGTAGTATCAGGCCAGTTCCGGCGTTTCTTCGTCGTCGTTCCCGCCGGCTCCCGTCACCTTCGTCGCGAGCACGTAGCCGACGACGGCCATCGAGAAGATGAATGCGATGATCGTGCCGACCAGCATCTGTCCGCCCTGCGTCGAGAGACCGTCGTTCGTCGAGTAGGTCGCGCCGATCGCCATCATCGCGCCGATCATCACCGCGAGCGCCCCGATGGAGACGACGATGTTGATTTTCTGCTCGCGATCTAGGTCCATAGTCGGAGGAACCGCCGGACCGGCAAAAAGCGCTTCGATGAGGGCGGCGATCTCGGTCGGAGAGCGGTCGCGACTGCACTCGAAACGAAGGGGGTGACGGAGCGGTGTATTTGGAGTTTCAGACGCTCTGTCTGCCGTTCACCCCATCGTTTCGACTGGAAGACTTACCCGTCCGGAGCCCCTACGAGTACGCATGACGCAAACCGAACACACAGGCGCGTCAGACCGGCGACGCGGGCGGACGGCGGGCGGCGCGAGCGGGGAGTTCGATCAGCGAACGCGGCGGGCGCTCTCCGAGCGGATGGCCGTGACGCCTCTCGGCGGGGGCACCTACGAGGTCGCCACGGAGAGCGACCACAGCTACGTGGTCGACCTCGAAGGCGGGCGGTGTACCTGTCCCGATCACACCTACCGCGGCGCGCGGTGCAAGCATCTCCGGCGCGTGGCGATCGACGTCTCGGAGGGGCTGCTCCCGCCGCCGGGACGGGCGGCCGCCGAGTGTGAGGTCTGCGGCGCCGAACTGTTCGTCGACGAGAACGCTCCGGGACCGCATCTCTGTGCAGATCACGAGTTCGACGTCGGCGACGAGGCGTACGACCGCAACACCGGCGACCGCGTGCTCATCGTAGCGCCGCCCGCGGGTCGGGCCGACGAGGTGGCGATCCGGCACGGGCGAACCGTCGCAGATCACTACTCGAACGCAGAGTATCCGGACGACGACGCCGTCGTCGCCGCGGTGTACGCCCAGTCGGTCCGGATCACCGAGGATGGCGCCGTCCCCTCGGAACTGACAGTCTACTCGTTCCCGCGCTCGCGGCTCTCGCAGGAGCCGGTCGAGCGGGCGTCGAACGCGGAGCGGCGTCCGGACGACGCCGACGGACGGCGCCGGAACGGCGCCGAGTCGCAGTCGCGCGACGCGGAGCAGCGCAGCCTCGGCGCGTCGCGCTAACGTTCTTCTCTAGTCGTTTTCCCGCTGCTCGATCTCCACGTCGACGCCGTCTGCGGGGTGCATCGTCAGCGAGCCGCGCAGCTCCAGCTCTCCGTCGTCGACCCGGTTCAGTCGGTACTCGCTCGCGATGGTCGCCAGCACGATCGTCGCCTCGGTCAGCGAGAACTGCTTGCCGATGCAGGAGCGAGGGCCGGCGCCGAACGGGAAGTACGCGTACGTGGGATGGTCAGAGTCGTCCCAGCGCTCCGGTTTG containing:
- a CDS encoding DNA primase large subunit PriL codes for the protein MKRLHARYPFLDSAREAVETAEVDLAELVLREDSAAVDRAVERVDAALAEDSVGQPHRRTRVELLSYPIARVLVSLVDEPMLQRKYAHAEAATARERFEADVDDDAELKSASGGRMTTERLLAEFDLADDVRSIDDDRYLVAVGPYLRLSGGLDGEEWRLATRALRDGEVPVDEAELRELLEAAIRERVADGLPLSVPEPIAEGLADAVERIEDSLADRELRHDFDAVVPSLFPPCVRALLERIDDGESLDEPGRFALTAFLTSLGMAPDAAADLAAGAADAGESVRYQAAHLGDEEDPGYAPPSCASMAEYGLCVDKDELCEEIDHPITYYDRRLDDADGADAAAAANE
- a CDS encoding DUF7472 family protein, yielding MDLDREQKINIVVSIGALAVMIGAMMAIGATYSTNDGLSTQGGQMLVGTIIAFIFSMAVVGYVLATKVTGAGGNDDEETPELA
- a CDS encoding DUF7474 family protein, with the translated sequence MPYFGYPCPGCRTTNDLHEPGCRFSGADWESVEKAYIDVLAVLSAEPRPEPALREAVDGRWSGLHAAALDQLRREHRVRENDDVLELLTPEERKERVSTPTHDPIKTIYEKGSVPGCHDNSVFALIAWYEMVGLSWDETRENVVEWLHETGTWARGGFEESSPEELVDSKRHVYEQGYGWKEKATAAKSIIDRNV
- a CDS encoding SWIM zinc finger family protein, encoding MTQTEHTGASDRRRGRTAGGASGEFDQRTRRALSERMAVTPLGGGTYEVATESDHSYVVDLEGGRCTCPDHTYRGARCKHLRRVAIDVSEGLLPPPGRAAAECEVCGAELFVDENAPGPHLCADHEFDVGDEAYDRNTGDRVLIVAPPAGRADEVAIRHGRTVADHYSNAEYPDDDAVVAAVYAQSVRITEDGAVPSELTVYSFPRSRLSQEPVERASNAERRPDDADGRRRNGAESQSRDAEQRSLGASR